ACGCGGCGGCCCTCGGGGCGGTCGCCGATGCCGGCATGCTCCGGCCCTTGCCGGACACAATCACCGGCCGGATTCCCTCGCGCTTCCAGGCTCCGGACGGGACCTGGGTCGGTCTTTCCGGACGTGCCCGGGCCGTGGTCTACAACACCGACAGCATTCAGCCCGAAGACCTCCCTCAGAGCCTTTCGGAAGTCGCCGATGAGAAGTACCGGGGTAGTTTCGGGATCGCGCCCCTCAACGGTTCCTTCCAGGCCCACATGGCGGTGGTGCGCGCGGTTGAAGGGGAGCCGGTGCTGGCCGAGCTGCTCGCCGGCATCGCCGCCAACGAGCCGCGGCGTTATCCCAAGAACAGCGCCATCGTCGAAGCGGTGATCAACGGCGAGGTGGCCTGGGGGCTGACCAACCACTACTACCTCTGGCGCGCCCTGGCGGAGAATCCCGAGGCGCCGGCGAGGAACTTCTTCATGCCCGACGGCGAGACGTCGTCCTTCGTCAATGTCGCCGGTGTCGGCGTCCTGACGGACAAGTCGGAAGCCGTCGATCTGGTGAACTTCCTGGTTTCGGACGATGCTCAGCGCTACTTCGCCGAGGAGACCTTCGAGTATCCGTTGGTGGCGTCGGTCGATCCGGCGACGGATCTGCCACCGTTGGCCGAGGTGAGCTCGCCGCGGGCCGACTTCGCGGCCGTCGCCGAGGTCTTGCCGGCCACCCTGACGGAAATCCGCGACAGCGGTCTCGAATAGGGGGCGATGACGGTCGAGGCGGTAGAGCCGACGGCGCCGGCGGCCGGGGACATTCCCCGGCGACGGGCACCCCTTTGGCTCGCCGCTCCGGCCGTGCTGACCGCTCTGGCGGTCTCCCTGCCGCTGGTCTATCTCTTCGTGCGCTCGGCCCAGGGCGGGCTCGGGCCGTATCTCGAAACCGTCCTTTCCGAGCGCACCGGCGAGCTGCTGGTGGCGACCTTGGGCCTGGTCGTGGGCACCGTGGCTTTGGCCCTGCTGGTGGCCGTGCCACTGGCCTGGCTGGTGGCGCGCACCGATCTGCCCGGCCGTCGCCTGTGGGCGGTGGCCGGAGCCCTGCCGTTGGTCTTCCCGTCCTACGTTTCGGCATTCGCCCTGGTGGCGGCGCTGGGTCCCCGGGGGTACTTGCAGTCGTTCCTCGGGGTCGAGCGTCTGCCAGAGTTCATCTATGGCTATGGCGGCGCCCTCGTCGCCCTCGGCCTGTTCACCTACCCTTACGTCTACCTGCTGCTGGTGGCTGGATTCCGCCAGCTCGACCCTGCCCTCGAGGAGTCCTCGCGCACCCTCGGCGCCGGTCGTTGGAAGACCTTTTTCCGGGTCATCCTGCCGCAGCTCCAGCCCGCCCTTTTCGGCGGCTCGCTGCTGGTGGTGCTCTACACCCTGTCCGACTTCGGCGCCGTTTCGATCGTGCGCTACGATACCTTCACGCTGTCCATTTACAGTGCCTATCAAGGCCTCTTCGATCGCACCGTCGCCGCTTCGCTGGCGACCGTCCTGGTGACCTTGACGGTTGGATTCATCCTCCTCGAAGCCCTTTTGTTGCGCCGCTTGCGACCTCGTCCGGCCCGCGTTGGTCGGCTTCCGGAGGTGGTTCCACTGGGCCGCTGGCGGCTGCCGGCCCTCGCTTTTGTTGTGCTTTTGAAGGCCGTGACCCTGGGGGTTCCTGGAGTCGTGATCACCCACTGGGCGCTGCGCGCTTTCGACGCCGCGGCCTTCCTCGCGGGCATCGGGCCGGCCGCCCTGGGCTCCCTGTCGGCCTCTCTGACGGCCGCCCTGCTGGCGATGGTTCTGTCGCTACCGCTGGCTTCCTGGGCCTTGCGCTATCCCGGCCTGTGGAGCCGTTTCGCGGAGCGCGCCAGCCATTCCGGCTACGCTCTCCCGGGGATCGTGATCGCCCTCTCCTTGGTGTTCTTCGTCGCTCGCTACCTGCGCCCCGCCTATCAGACTCTGGGGCTGTTGGTGGCGGCCTACGTGATTCGCTTCCTCCCGGAGGCGCTGGTCGCCAGTCGAGCCGCCCTGCAGGCCGTCGGACAGCGTTTCGAAGAAGCTTCCCGCAGCCTCGGACGAGGCCCCTGGCGCACCCTCACCGGTCTCACCGTGCCGCTGGCCCGCAAGGGCGTGCTGGCCGGCGGTGGGTTGGTGTTTCTGACCGCCATGAAAGAGCTTCCGGCGACCCTCATCCTGCGGCCGATCGGCTTTGAAACGCTCGCCACTCGGGTGTGGAGCGCGGCGTCCGAAGGCATCTACTCGCAGGCGGCGGCACCGGCCTTCGCCCTGGTGGCGCTGTCGGCCGTGCCGGTCTATGGCTTGATCATTCGGCCGGCTTTGCAGGGCCGGGAGGTGGCATGACCCCCTGGGTCGAAGTACGTCGTCTGGAGGTGGCCTACGACGGCCAGGTGGCGGTCCGCGGCGTCGATCTCGACATCCCGCGCGATGGCGTGACCGCCCTGCTCGGCCCCTCCGGCTGTGGCAAGACCAGCCTGCTGCGCGCCATCGCCGG
This window of the Acidobacteriota bacterium genome carries:
- a CDS encoding extracellular solute-binding protein, with translation MRALSTLIVLMLALLAGCAGEAPPEPVVEEPVTVYSGRNENLIGPLLDRYRESTGREVEVRYGKTAELAATLLEEGDASPADVFISQDAAALGAVADAGMLRPLPDTITGRIPSRFQAPDGTWVGLSGRARAVVYNTDSIQPEDLPQSLSEVADEKYRGSFGIAPLNGSFQAHMAVVRAVEGEPVLAELLAGIAANEPRRYPKNSAIVEAVINGEVAWGLTNHYYLWRALAENPEAPARNFFMPDGETSSFVNVAGVGVLTDKSEAVDLVNFLVSDDAQRYFAEETFEYPLVASVDPATDLPPLAEVSSPRADFAAVAEVLPATLTEIRDSGLE
- a CDS encoding iron ABC transporter permease, with the protein product MTVEAVEPTAPAAGDIPRRRAPLWLAAPAVLTALAVSLPLVYLFVRSAQGGLGPYLETVLSERTGELLVATLGLVVGTVALALLVAVPLAWLVARTDLPGRRLWAVAGALPLVFPSYVSAFALVAALGPRGYLQSFLGVERLPEFIYGYGGALVALGLFTYPYVYLLLVAGFRQLDPALEESSRTLGAGRWKTFFRVILPQLQPALFGGSLLVVLYTLSDFGAVSIVRYDTFTLSIYSAYQGLFDRTVAASLATVLVTLTVGFILLEALLLRRLRPRPARVGRLPEVVPLGRWRLPALAFVVLLKAVTLGVPGVVITHWALRAFDAAAFLAGIGPAALGSLSASLTAALLAMVLSLPLASWALRYPGLWSRFAERASHSGYALPGIVIALSLVFFVARYLRPAYQTLGLLVAAYVIRFLPEALVASRAALQAVGQRFEEASRSLGRGPWRTLTGLTVPLARKGVLAGGGLVFLTAMKELPATLILRPIGFETLATRVWSAASEGIYSQAAAPAFALVALSAVPVYGLIIRPALQGREVA